The genomic segment CGCCACCGCCCGTTCCCTGCTGGCCACGATGGTCGCCGCCTTACCCGCCGCAACCGGCCCCGCGGCCCGGAGAAGGCAGAAGGATGCGCTCCGGCGGACCCACATGGACTCGCACCCCCTCGGAGACCCCGATTCGACCGTGCTCGACGTCCCGGGCACAGCCAGGAGGCGGGACAGCGAGCGAAACAGCTGGAGCGACCGCGCGGACGGTGGACAGGACGACCTGAACGCGAGGGGGGACGGCGCGGACAGCAGGTGGGGCGGCGCGGACAGCAGGTGGGGTGGCGCGGACAGCAGGTGGGGCGGCGCGGAAAGCGGGCGGGGCGAGGCGGACGGCGCGCGGGACGGCGCGGACGGCGCGGATGGCGGGCAAGGCGAGGCGGACGGCGCGCGGGACGGCGCGGACGGTGGATGGCATCGTGCGGACGGCGCGCGGGACGGCGCGGACGGCGCAGACTGCGGGTGGGGCAAGGTGGGCGGCGCGGACGGTGGACGGCACGGTGCGGACGGCGACGTGGGTGGGCCGCGCCTGGCCGAGGTGCTGTGGGAGCGGCTGACCGCCCGCGAGGCCACGCCGCGGGAGCACAATCTGCTCGAAGCCGCCCTGATTCTGCTGGCCGACCACGACATAGCAGCGTCCACACTGGCCGCGCGCGTGGCCGCGTCGACCCGGGCGCACCCGTACGCGGTGGTGGGCGCGGGTCTGGCCGCGCTCGACGGGCCGCTGCACGGGGCCGCCAGCAGCCTCGCCCATCACCTGCTGGCCGACGTGCTCGACAAGTCCGACCCGGTGGACGCCGTCGCCGATCGGCTGCGGGCCGGTGAGCCCGTCCCGGGGTTCGGGCACCGGCTCTACCCGGACGGCGATCCCCGGGCCCGCGCCCTGCTGGACATGCTGGGTGACACGCGGGCGGGGGATG from the Paractinoplanes abujensis genome contains:
- a CDS encoding citrate synthase — its product is MPAAASPSPLTTADVARLLGVKPATVYAYVSRGLLGSRRNADGKNSLFDRREVDAFLASRRRPTTPGIRTGITLISDGSLRYRGHDAVALARVASFEEVVALLWTGTRRYETFAPDPRLRRLAEAVTAPLPRTARHTDRLRVIVAAAAAGDPLRFDTSPAAVTATARSLLATMVAALPAATGPAARRRQKDALRRTHMDSHPLGDPDSTVLDVPGTARRRDSERNSWSDRADGGQDDLNARGDGADSRWGGADSRWGGADSRWGGAESGRGEADGARDGADGADGGQGEADGARDGADGGWHRADGARDGADGADCGWGKVGGADGGRHGADGDVGGPRLAEVLWERLTAREATPREHNLLEAALILLADHDIAASTLAARVAASTRAHPYAVVGAGLAALDGPLHGAASSLAHHLLADVLDKSDPVDAVADRLRAGEPVPGFGHRLYPDGDPRARALLDMLGDTRAGDAAGRLAEVVGARSGVRPNVDLALAALTLEYQMPPDAGETIFAVARTAGWIAHALEEYADRPSRFRPSGEYAGEAPRSRG